GCCCGGCGCCGCCACCCACGTCCAACACCACGTCATCACGTTCGACATAGGCTGCCACGGCCGCGAGGTTGGGCGACGGCTCGCGCCGCGGGTCGAGGCGGAAGCGGCGGGCGTTGGCGCCGCTCCAGCGGTCGCGCGGCCACGGGCCGCCGTGCAGCCGCTCGCGCTGCGCGGTCACGGCATCGATCATCGCTTCGTAACAGGCGATCGCCGAGACCGGCTCGGATTCCTTGATCATGCCGGCTCCTCTGACTCTGCGCGGTCGCGCTCGGCGAGCCAGCGGCGCACGGCGCCGCCGATCCGTGCGAACTCGCGCGCGATCGGTCCGCGCGGATCGCCCAGCACCAGCGGGCGGCCCTCGTCTGCCGTGACCGAAAGCTGCACGTCGAAGGGAACGCGGCCCAGCACCGGCACCCCGGCCTGCAGGAGCCGCGGCGAAAGGCGGTACATGTCAATCGCTTCAGAGCAGTGCGGGCAGGTGAGCGATGCCATGTTCTGCACCATGCCCAGCACCGGCACGCCGCGCTCGCGCAGCAGCGTCAGCGTGCGCTCGGCGTCCATCTGCGCCAGGTCCTGCGGCGTGGTGACGAAGATCGCGCCGGAGAGCGGCAGCTCGCCCGCCATCACCTGCAGCTCCTCGCCCGTGCCGGGCGGCGCGTCAATCAGCAGCACGTCCGCGGCCCAGGCAGTCTGGAAGATGAAGCCGCGCAGCAGCGCCGAGACCAGCATGCGGCTGGAGATCACCGGCGGCAGGCGCTCCGGCACCTCGAAGCGCACGGAGACGAGCTCGACGCCGTAGCGGATCAGCGGCCGGCGCCAGGCCGAGGGTGCGGTGGCCGAGATCGCGAACGTGCGCATCCGGCGCGGCCGCTCCGTCAGGCTGGCGCCGAGCATGTGCGGCACGTCCGGCGCGTTGAGATCGCCGTCGATCAGCCCGACAGCGAGCCCCATCGCCGTCAGCGTGAGGGCCAGGTTCACCGCGACGGTGGATTTGCCGACGCCGCCCTTGCCGCCCAGCACGGCCAGCACATGCTTGCGCTCGCCGAAGCCTGCGCCGCCGCGGTAGACGCGGCTGCCGGCGCGCACCTCGATCGCCGCGTCGGGAAACGCGGGGCGCAGCCGCCTGAACACCCGCATCAGCGGATCGCGCTCGACCGCTCCGCCTTCGCCGGCTGCGACGCGTTCGACAATGCGCGGCGCCGCCCCGCCGCCCGTGGCCCCGGCCGCGGCCTCGCCGCCGAGCGTGACGACGACCCAGCCATCGGCGCAGAGCACCTCGGCCAGCTCGCCCTCAGCCAGCACCGGCGGCGAACCGTCCGCGCCGGCGGTAAGCAACGCGCCGCGGACCGCCCGCATGTCCGGCGCTGCGTCCGCCATCAGGCGACGCCCGCCGGTAGATAGCGGGCCGCGACCAGCTCGTTCTCCATCTGCTCGGTCCAGGCGTTCAGCC
This genomic stretch from Dehalococcoidia bacterium harbors:
- a CDS encoding P-loop NTPase, with the translated sequence MADAAPDMRAVRGALLTAGADGSPPVLAEGELAEVLCADGWVVVTLGGEAAAGATGGGAAPRIVERVAAGEGGAVERDPLMRVFRRLRPAFPDAAIEVRAGSRVYRGGAGFGERKHVLAVLGGKGGVGKSTVAVNLALTLTAMGLAVGLIDGDLNAPDVPHMLGASLTERPRRMRTFAISATAPSAWRRPLIRYGVELVSVRFEVPERLPPVISSRMLVSALLRGFIFQTAWAADVLLIDAPPGTGEELQVMAGELPLSGAIFVTTPQDLAQMDAERTLTLLRERGVPVLGMVQNMASLTCPHCSEAIDMYRLSPRLLQAGVPVLGRVPFDVQLSVTADEGRPLVLGDPRGPIAREFARIGGAVRRWLAERDRAESEEPA